One genomic region from Carcharodon carcharias isolate sCarCar2 chromosome 12, sCarCar2.pri, whole genome shotgun sequence encodes:
- the inha gene encoding inhibin alpha chain — translation MSGLHCSQKLSAPPLFLGMLLAVLLILMCLVPVQAASCWMQSLSEDAIVARVQEAILRNLGLAGPPQTCDATSAELRRNPFQNRRLARRITRWIGHQRPYKEDDKSEIISFPVTSIPCDLRYEGFVGNYSYVFQPSLHSHHCRVISAEFWFYAGVQLPPGTDPPAELYFLTEPGSFASAAESVVVEGQWAIFHISEHFLPYISHKILFLQVNCPGCHCVMDQVNMPFIQSSTKASGPSRSRRSTVPWSPAYVSLLQRPPSAELIHDDCHRSAVNISFEELGWGNWIVQPSVFTFYYCNGTCSNSNRLTSSLGLKVCCTSVPGTMKPLRVRTTSDSGYTFKYETIPNIITEECACI, via the exons atgTCTGGGCTGCACTGCTCTCAGAAGCTTTCTGCACCCCCGCTGTTCCTGGGCATGTTGCTGGCGGTCCTGCTGATTCTGATGTGCCTGGTCCCCGTGCAGGCGGCTTCCTGCTGGATGCAGAGCCTCAGTGAGGACGCAATCGTTGCCAGGGTGCAGGAGGCGATTCTGCGGAACCTGGGGCTGGCGGGACCCCCGCAGACCTGCGACGCAACCAGTGCGGAGCTGCGGCGCAATCCCTTCCAGAACCGCCGACTGGCCCGGCGCATCACCCGCTGGATTGGCCACCAAAGACCCTACAAGGAAGATGACAAGTCAGAGATCATTTCATTCCCTGTGACCA GCATCCCATGTGACCTACGTTATGAAGGATTTGTGGGTAACTATAGTTACGTTTTTCAGCCGTCCTTGCACTCCCACCATTGCCGAGTGATTTCTGCTGAGTTCTGGTTCTACGCTGGGGTCCAGCTGCCCCCCGGGACTGACCCTCCAGCCGAGCTGTACTTCCTCACTGAGCCTGGCAGCTTTGCCTCAGCAGCCGAGAGCGTGGTGGTTGAGGGACAGTGGGCCATTTTTCACATCTCCGAGCACTTCCTCCCGTACATCTCGCACAAGATACTTTTTCTGCAGGTCAACTGCCCGGGTTGCCACTGTGTGATGGACCAGGTGAACATGCCCTTCATCCAGTCGTCCACAAAGGCCTCAGGGCCCTCTCGATCCAGGCGCTCCACAGTCCCCTGGTCCCCTGCCTACGTCAGTCTCCTGCAGAGGCCGCCGTCTGCTGAGCTGATCCACGATGATTGCCACCGCTCTGCCGTCAACATCTCCTTCGAGGAATTGGGATGGGGCAACTGGATTGTCCAGCCCAGCGTCTTCACCTTCTACTACTGCAATGGGACCTGCTCCAACTCCAACCGGCTTACCTCCAGCCTTGGCCTCAAGGTTTGCTGCACCTCGGTTCCCGGAACCATGAAACCACTGAGGGTCAGGACAACCTCCGATAGCGGCTACACCTTCAAATACGAGACTATCCCCAATATTATCACTGAGGAGTGTGCCTGCATTTAA